A section of the Hemitrygon akajei chromosome 8, sHemAka1.3, whole genome shotgun sequence genome encodes:
- the mcee gene encoding methylmalonyl-CoA epimerase, mitochondrial has protein sequence MAAVKVALGVRALSSGVRNSLWKLGRLSHIALAVPEMERARAFYREVLGGRVGEPVALPEHGVSAAFVELDNTKLELLEPLGERSPILGFLRKNPGGGIHHICLEVDHMAAALQQLRAQQVRTLSPEPRLGAHGKPVIFLHPKDCGGILLELEEA, from the coding sequence ATGGCGGCGGTGAAGGTCGCCCTCGGAGTCCGGGCGTTGAGCTCGGGAGTTCGGAACTCGCTCTGGAAGCTGGGCCGCCTCAGCCACATAGCGTTGGCAGTGCCGGAGATGGAGCGGGCCCGTGCCTTCTACCGGGAGGTGCTGGGCGGCCGGGTGGGCGAGCCGGTGGCTCTGCCCGAGCACGGCGTCAGCGCGGCCTTCGTGGAGCTGGACAACACCAAGTTGGAACTGCTGGAGCCGCTGGGCGAACGCAGCCCGATCCTCGGCTTCCTCCGTAAGAACCCCGGCGGCGGCATCCACCACATTTGCCTGGAGGTGGACCACATGGCCGCCGCCCTTCagcagctgcgggcccagcaggTGCGCACCCTGAGCCCGGAGCCTCGGCTCGGAGCCCACGGCAAGCCTGTCATCTTCCTGCACCCCAAGGACTGCGGCGGCATCCTGCTGGAACTGGAGGAGGCGTGA